One region of Anaeromyxobacter paludicola genomic DNA includes:
- the rpoB gene encoding DNA-directed RNA polymerase subunit beta, whose translation MAPTIQSNFRVRRNFGKINKIAEIPNLIAIQKHSYDKFLQADIAPEKRDDTGLQGVFKSVFPIKDFNETSSLEFVSYHLEKPKYDVDECHQRGMTYSAPIKVVVRLVVWDKDEETGAQSIRDVKEQEVYFGEIPLMTENGTFIINGTERVVVSQLHRSPGAFFDHDKGKSHSSGKLLYNARIIPYRGSWIDFEFDHKDLLYVRIDRRRKLPATVLLRALGAVPDTAKKDPVDFRGSSEEILKYYYDTEVIRIEGKGKFEKDLNPDLLVGQRATRDIKDPKSAEVIVKKNRKYTSSAIKKLVAAKLKSLPIEAEEVYSKISAEDVVDESTGEVLLEVNEEVTEEKLEELRKRGINEFKVLFIDNLNVLPSLRDTLMTDKIASPEEAIMEIYRRLRPGDPPTPETATNLFLNLFFNPERYDLSKVGRLKLNFKFTIDEPLDNAVLTKRDILEVVRFLIDLKNGKPNKDIDDIDHLGNRRVRAVGELLENQYRIGLVRMERAIKERMSLQEIETLMPHDLINAKPVTAVIKEFFGSSQLSQFMDQTNPLSEVTHKRRLSALGPGGLTRERAGFEVRDVHPTHYGRICPIETPEGPNIGLIASLSTYARVNEYGFVETPYRKVEKGRVTDEVSFYSALEEEKHTIAQANAPVDRKGVFQGNTVSCRKEGEFVQAKPEEVDLMDVSPNQLVSVAASLVPFLENDDANRALMGSNMQRQAVPLLRTAAPLVGTGIEAIVARDSGVTVVAKRDGTVQSVDAGRIVVKADVPTSTTDVANEVDIYNLIKYQRSNQNTCINQKPIVKPGERVRKGDVIADGPATEMGELALGQNVVVAFMPWQGYNFEDSILLSEKLVKEDVFTSIHIEEFECIARDTKLGKEEITRDIPNVGEEALKDLDESGIIRIGAEVKPGDILVGKITPKGETQLSPEEKLLRAIFGEKAGDVRDSSLRVPPGVTGTVINAKVFSRKGVDKDDRAKAIEEMEEAKLLKDQNDEIRIVQDSAFQKIRRLVVGKEVSARLVDDKGEQLLKKGDVLSDELLDTVPQRYWGEIAISGQADLQDKVRKIIENFEEQKELVKLLFGEKISRLKKGDELPPGVIKMVKVYVAIKRKLSVGDKMAGRHGNKGVVSRVLPEEDLPYLEDGTPVDIVLNPLGVPSRMNVGQILETHLGWAARNVGKRIEEMIEKKFGPEPMRKKLKELFDGAAPNTEKMAALIDELPDREVPKLAQKLLRGAHVATPVFDGAHETEMMDLFDVGGATMQSTLFDGRTGEPFDHDVTVGVMYMLKLHHLVDEKIHARSIGPYSLVTQQPLGGKAQFGGQRLGEMEVWAMEAYGAAYSLQEFLTVKSDDVVGRTRMYEAIVKGENTLESGLPESFNVLIKELQSLALDVELLESPEAQKQRELAEAEKAAASPLGEPAEKKSA comes from the coding sequence ATGGCGCCGACGATTCAGAGCAACTTCCGCGTCCGCAGAAATTTTGGAAAGATCAACAAGATCGCTGAAATCCCCAACCTCATCGCGATCCAGAAACACTCCTACGACAAGTTCCTCCAGGCCGACATCGCGCCCGAGAAGCGCGACGACACCGGCCTGCAGGGGGTGTTCAAGTCCGTCTTCCCCATCAAGGACTTCAACGAGACCAGCTCGCTCGAGTTCGTGAGCTACCACCTCGAGAAGCCCAAGTACGACGTGGACGAGTGCCACCAGCGCGGGATGACCTACTCCGCGCCGATCAAGGTGGTGGTGCGCCTGGTCGTCTGGGACAAGGACGAGGAGACCGGCGCCCAGTCCATCCGGGACGTCAAGGAGCAGGAGGTCTACTTCGGCGAGATCCCGCTCATGACCGAGAACGGGACCTTCATCATCAACGGCACCGAGCGCGTCGTGGTGAGCCAGCTGCACCGGTCCCCGGGCGCTTTCTTCGACCACGACAAGGGCAAGAGCCACTCGTCGGGCAAGCTCCTCTACAACGCCCGCATCATCCCGTACCGCGGCTCCTGGATCGACTTCGAGTTCGACCACAAGGACCTGCTCTACGTGCGCATCGACCGGCGGCGCAAGCTGCCCGCGACGGTGCTGCTGCGCGCCCTCGGCGCGGTGCCGGACACGGCCAAGAAGGACCCGGTCGACTTCCGCGGCTCCTCCGAGGAGATCCTCAAGTACTACTACGACACCGAGGTCATCCGGATCGAGGGGAAGGGCAAGTTCGAGAAGGACCTCAACCCCGACCTGCTCGTCGGCCAGCGCGCCACCCGCGACATCAAGGATCCGAAGAGCGCCGAGGTCATCGTCAAGAAGAACCGGAAGTACACCAGCAGCGCCATCAAGAAGCTGGTGGCCGCCAAGCTGAAGAGCCTCCCCATCGAGGCCGAGGAGGTCTACAGCAAGATCTCCGCCGAGGACGTGGTGGACGAGTCCACCGGCGAGGTGCTCCTCGAGGTCAACGAGGAGGTCACCGAGGAGAAGCTCGAGGAGCTGCGCAAGCGCGGCATCAACGAGTTCAAGGTCCTCTTCATCGACAACCTGAACGTGCTCCCGTCGCTCCGGGACACGCTCATGACCGACAAGATCGCCTCCCCCGAGGAGGCCATCATGGAGATCTACCGGCGCCTGCGCCCCGGTGATCCGCCGACGCCGGAGACGGCGACCAACCTCTTCCTGAACCTGTTCTTCAACCCGGAGCGCTACGACCTCTCGAAGGTCGGCCGCCTCAAGCTGAACTTCAAGTTCACGATCGACGAGCCGCTCGACAACGCGGTGCTGACGAAGCGCGACATCCTCGAGGTGGTCCGCTTCCTCATCGACCTCAAGAACGGCAAGCCGAACAAGGACATCGACGACATCGACCACCTCGGCAACCGCCGCGTCCGCGCGGTGGGCGAGCTGCTCGAGAACCAGTACCGCATCGGTCTCGTCCGCATGGAGCGCGCGATCAAGGAGCGCATGAGCCTCCAGGAGATCGAGACGCTCATGCCGCACGACCTCATCAACGCCAAGCCGGTCACGGCGGTGATCAAGGAGTTCTTCGGGTCCTCGCAGCTCTCGCAGTTCATGGACCAGACGAACCCGCTCTCCGAGGTCACGCACAAGCGGCGCCTCTCGGCCCTCGGGCCGGGCGGCCTCACCCGCGAGCGCGCCGGCTTCGAGGTGCGCGACGTGCACCCGACGCACTACGGCCGCATCTGCCCGATCGAGACGCCGGAAGGCCCGAACATCGGCCTCATCGCGTCGCTCTCGACCTACGCCCGCGTCAACGAGTACGGCTTCGTCGAGACCCCCTACCGCAAGGTGGAGAAGGGCCGCGTCACCGACGAGGTGAGCTTCTACTCGGCGCTCGAGGAGGAGAAGCACACCATCGCGCAGGCCAACGCGCCGGTGGACCGCAAGGGCGTCTTCCAGGGCAACACCGTCTCCTGCCGCAAGGAGGGCGAGTTCGTCCAGGCGAAGCCCGAGGAGGTGGACCTGATGGACGTGTCGCCGAACCAGCTGGTCTCGGTGGCCGCCTCCCTGGTCCCGTTCCTCGAGAACGACGACGCCAACCGCGCCCTCATGGGCTCGAACATGCAGCGCCAGGCGGTGCCGCTGCTCCGCACCGCCGCCCCGCTGGTCGGCACCGGCATCGAGGCCATCGTGGCCCGCGACTCCGGCGTCACCGTGGTGGCGAAGCGCGACGGGACCGTGCAGTCGGTCGACGCCGGGCGCATCGTCGTCAAGGCCGACGTCCCCACCTCGACCACCGACGTGGCCAACGAGGTGGACATCTACAACCTCATCAAGTACCAGCGCTCGAACCAGAACACCTGCATCAACCAGAAGCCCATCGTGAAGCCGGGCGAGCGGGTGCGGAAGGGCGACGTCATCGCCGACGGCCCCGCCACCGAGATGGGCGAGCTCGCGCTCGGCCAGAACGTGGTGGTCGCGTTCATGCCGTGGCAGGGCTACAACTTCGAGGACTCCATCCTCCTCTCCGAGAAGCTCGTGAAGGAGGACGTCTTCACCTCGATCCACATCGAGGAGTTCGAGTGCATCGCGCGCGACACCAAGCTCGGCAAGGAGGAGATCACGCGCGACATCCCGAACGTCGGCGAGGAGGCCCTCAAGGACCTCGACGAGTCGGGCATCATCCGCATCGGCGCCGAGGTGAAGCCGGGCGACATCCTCGTCGGCAAGATCACGCCGAAGGGCGAGACCCAGCTCTCGCCTGAGGAGAAGCTGCTCCGCGCCATCTTCGGCGAGAAGGCCGGCGACGTCCGCGACAGCTCGCTGCGCGTGCCGCCGGGCGTGACCGGCACGGTCATCAACGCCAAGGTCTTCAGCCGCAAGGGCGTGGACAAGGACGACCGCGCCAAGGCCATCGAGGAGATGGAGGAGGCGAAGCTCCTCAAGGACCAGAACGACGAGATCCGGATCGTGCAGGACTCGGCGTTCCAGAAGATCCGCCGCCTGGTCGTCGGCAAGGAGGTCTCGGCCCGCCTGGTGGACGACAAGGGCGAGCAGCTCCTCAAGAAGGGCGACGTCCTCTCCGACGAGCTGCTCGACACAGTCCCGCAGCGCTACTGGGGCGAGATCGCCATCTCGGGCCAGGCCGACCTGCAGGACAAGGTCCGCAAGATCATCGAGAACTTCGAGGAGCAGAAGGAGCTCGTGAAGCTCCTCTTCGGCGAGAAGATCAGCCGCCTCAAGAAGGGCGACGAGCTCCCGCCGGGCGTCATCAAGATGGTGAAGGTGTACGTCGCCATCAAGCGCAAGCTCTCCGTCGGCGACAAGATGGCCGGCCGCCACGGCAACAAGGGCGTGGTCTCGCGCGTGCTGCCCGAGGAGGACCTGCCGTACCTCGAGGACGGCACCCCGGTGGACATCGTCCTCAACCCGCTCGGCGTGCCCTCGCGCATGAACGTGGGCCAGATCCTCGAGACCCACCTCGGCTGGGCCGCCCGCAACGTGGGCAAGCGCATCGAGGAGATGATCGAGAAGAAGTTCGGCCCCGAGCCGATGCGCAAGAAGCTCAAGGAGCTCTTCGACGGCGCGGCCCCGAACACCGAGAAGATGGCGGCGCTCATCGACGAGCTGCCCGACCGGGAGGTCCCGAAGCTCGCCCAGAAGCTGCTCCGCGGCGCGCACGTGGCCACGCCCGTCTTCGACGGCGCCCACGAGACGGAGATGATGGACCTGTTCGACGTGGGCGGCGCGACCATGCAGTCGACGCTGTTCGACGGCCGCACCGGCGAGCCGTTCGACCACGACGTCACGGTCGGCGTCATGTACATGCTGAAGCTGCACCACCTCGTGGACGAGAAGATCCACGCCCGGAGCATCGGGCCGTACTCGCTCGTCACCCAGCAGCCCCTCGGCGGCAAGGCCCAGTTCGGCGGCCAGCGTCTCGGCGAGATGGAGGTCTGGGCCATGGAGGCCTACGGCGCCGCCTACTCGCTGCAGGAGTTCCTCACCGTCAAGTCGGACGACGTGGTGGGCCGCACCCGCATGTACGAGGCGATCGTCAAGGGCGAGAACACGCTCGAGTCGGGCCTCCCCGAGTCGTTCAACGTGCTCATCAAGGAGCTGCAGAGCCTGGCGCTCGACGTGGAGCTGCTCGAGTCGCCCGAGGCCCAGAAGCAGCGCGAGCTGGCCGAGGCCGAGAAGGCCGCGGCGAGCCCGCTCGGCGAGCCCGCCGAGAAGAAGAGCGCCTAG
- the rpoC gene encoding DNA-directed RNA polymerase subunit beta', with protein MKDIFNFFEKPKDPLSFSAIRISLASPDKIRQWSHGEVKKPETINYRTFKPERDGLFCAKIFGPVKDYECNCGKYKRMKHRGVVCEKCGVEVIQSKVRRERLGHITLATPVAHIWFLKSLPSRIGNLLDITLKDLEKVLYCESYIVLDPKETTLVKGELLSEERYGKAQEEFGDDGFVAGMGGEAVLELLRGIDIINLSEQLRKEMKEATSDAKRKKIAKRLKVVDAFRESGNKPDWMMLEVIPVIPPDLRPLVPLDGGRFATSDLNDLYRRVINRNNRLKRLQELNAPDIIIRNEKRMLQEAVDALFDNGRRGKTITGPNKRPLKSLSDMLKGKQGRFRQNLLGKRVDYSGRSVIVVGPELKLHQCGLPKIMALELFKPFIYNKLEEKGYVTTIKSAKKMVEKERPEVWDILDDVIREHPVLLNRAPTLHRLGIQAFEPVLIEGKAIQLHPLVCTAFNADFDGDQMAVHVPLSIEAQMEARVLMMSTNNILSPAHGKPIIVPSQDIVLGIYYMTRERAFAKGEGKFFASPDEVRAAYDQGEVALQAKVTVRMDGQRVETTTGRVLLYDIVPKQLPFSSINKVMDKKQLQNLIDLTYRLCGEKETVLLADRVRSMGYGNATKAGISIALSNMIIPKKKQELLGRATKEVDDIHAQYAEGLITFGERYNKVIDIWAQVTEEVAKEMMDEISTEVAVGIGKDGKREERKQPSFNAIYIMADSGARGSAQQIRQLAGMRGLMAKPSGEIIETPITANFREGLNVLQYFISTHGARKGLADTALKTANSGYLTRRLVDVAQDAIITEYDCGAMDGITMGSLVEGGEIIEPMGERILGRVALDDILDPFSGQVLVKTNEEIDEAKVKLIENAGIDKVRIRSVLTCQAPRGICVECYGRDLARGRKVNIGEAVGVIAAQSIGEPGTQLTMRTFHIGGAASRRAEQSTLENRNAGLVKFVNVNTAQKKDGTLIVMNRNGEILVTDEQGRERERYQVVYGAKLNVKEGQRVEANTLLAEWDPYSMPIITEVAGRVKYGDLVDGVTISEQVDEVTGLARKVVIASKDPDARPRLSIKGADGQTRKLLHSDADARYMLPEGANIVVTDGDEVDAGEILAKMPRETTKTKDITGGLPRVAELFEARKPKEHAVISEIDGVVAFGKDTKGKRKVVITPEVDGKLRPDLAKEYLIGKGKHISVHTGDRVRAGEALMDGAANPHDILRVLGEKELARYLVDEVQEVYRLQGVKINDKHIETIVRQMLRRVRIMEVGDTSFLADEHVEKFVFEEENEKVMRDGGKPAQGEPLLLGITKASLSTESFISASSFQETTKVLTEAAISGKVDYLRGLKENVIMGRLIPAGTGLGAYKHLDIEVETPVDAVEQAEEALAVAGGEE; from the coding sequence GTGAAGGACATCTTCAATTTCTTCGAGAAGCCCAAGGACCCGCTGTCGTTCTCGGCGATCCGCATCTCGCTGGCCAGCCCGGACAAGATCCGGCAGTGGTCGCACGGCGAGGTGAAGAAGCCGGAGACCATCAACTACCGCACCTTCAAGCCGGAGCGGGACGGCCTCTTCTGCGCCAAGATCTTCGGCCCGGTGAAGGACTACGAGTGCAACTGCGGCAAGTACAAGCGCATGAAGCACCGCGGCGTGGTCTGCGAGAAGTGCGGCGTCGAGGTGATCCAGTCGAAGGTCCGCCGCGAGCGGCTCGGCCACATCACGCTCGCCACCCCGGTGGCGCACATCTGGTTCCTCAAGAGCCTGCCGTCGCGCATCGGCAACCTGCTCGACATCACGCTCAAGGACCTCGAGAAGGTCCTCTACTGCGAGAGCTACATCGTCCTCGATCCGAAGGAGACCACCCTCGTCAAGGGTGAGCTCCTCTCCGAGGAGCGCTACGGCAAGGCGCAGGAGGAGTTCGGCGACGACGGCTTCGTGGCCGGCATGGGCGGCGAGGCGGTGCTCGAGCTCCTCCGGGGCATCGACATCATCAACCTCTCCGAGCAGCTCCGGAAGGAGATGAAGGAGGCCACCAGCGACGCCAAGCGGAAGAAGATCGCCAAGCGGCTCAAGGTGGTGGACGCCTTCCGCGAGTCGGGCAACAAGCCCGACTGGATGATGCTCGAGGTGATCCCGGTGATCCCGCCGGATCTCCGCCCGCTGGTCCCGCTCGACGGCGGCCGCTTCGCGACCTCCGACCTGAACGACCTCTACCGGCGCGTCATCAACCGCAACAACCGCCTGAAGCGGCTCCAGGAGCTCAACGCCCCCGACATCATCATCCGCAACGAGAAGCGGATGCTGCAGGAGGCGGTGGACGCGCTCTTCGACAACGGCCGCCGCGGCAAGACCATCACCGGCCCGAACAAGCGCCCGCTCAAGTCCCTCAGCGACATGCTGAAGGGCAAGCAGGGCCGCTTCCGCCAGAACCTGCTCGGCAAGCGCGTCGACTACTCGGGCCGCTCGGTCATCGTGGTCGGCCCGGAGCTCAAGCTGCACCAGTGCGGCCTGCCGAAGATCATGGCCCTCGAGCTCTTCAAGCCGTTCATCTACAACAAGCTCGAAGAGAAGGGCTACGTCACCACCATCAAGAGCGCCAAGAAGATGGTGGAGAAGGAGCGCCCCGAGGTCTGGGACATCCTCGACGACGTGATCCGCGAGCACCCGGTGCTCCTCAACCGCGCCCCGACCCTGCACCGCCTCGGCATCCAGGCGTTCGAGCCGGTCCTCATCGAGGGCAAGGCGATCCAGCTGCACCCGCTCGTCTGCACCGCCTTCAACGCCGACTTCGACGGCGATCAGATGGCCGTGCACGTGCCGCTGTCCATCGAGGCCCAGATGGAGGCCCGCGTGCTCATGATGAGCACGAACAACATCCTGTCGCCGGCGCACGGCAAGCCGATCATCGTGCCGAGCCAGGACATCGTCCTCGGCATCTACTACATGACCCGGGAGCGGGCCTTCGCGAAGGGGGAGGGCAAGTTCTTCGCCAGCCCCGACGAGGTCCGCGCCGCGTACGATCAGGGCGAGGTCGCCCTGCAGGCCAAGGTCACCGTCCGCATGGACGGCCAGCGGGTCGAGACCACCACCGGCCGCGTGCTGCTCTACGACATCGTGCCGAAGCAGCTGCCCTTCAGCTCCATCAACAAGGTGATGGACAAGAAGCAGCTCCAGAACCTCATCGACCTCACCTACCGCCTCTGCGGCGAGAAGGAGACGGTGCTCCTCGCGGACCGCGTCCGCTCGATGGGCTACGGCAACGCGACCAAGGCCGGCATCTCGATCGCGCTGTCGAACATGATCATCCCGAAGAAGAAGCAGGAGCTGCTCGGGCGCGCCACCAAGGAGGTCGACGACATCCACGCGCAGTACGCCGAGGGCCTCATCACCTTCGGCGAGCGCTACAACAAGGTCATCGACATCTGGGCGCAGGTCACCGAGGAGGTGGCCAAGGAGATGATGGACGAGATCTCCACCGAGGTCGCGGTGGGGATCGGCAAGGACGGCAAGCGCGAGGAGCGCAAGCAGCCCTCGTTCAACGCCATCTACATCATGGCCGACTCCGGCGCCCGCGGCTCCGCCCAGCAGATCCGTCAGCTGGCCGGCATGCGCGGCCTGATGGCCAAGCCTTCGGGCGAGATCATCGAGACCCCGATCACGGCGAACTTCCGCGAGGGCCTCAACGTCCTCCAGTACTTCATCTCGACGCACGGCGCCCGCAAGGGCCTCGCCGACACCGCGCTCAAGACCGCCAACTCCGGCTACCTGACGCGGCGCCTCGTGGACGTGGCGCAGGACGCCATCATCACCGAGTACGACTGCGGCGCCATGGACGGCATCACCATGGGCTCGCTCGTCGAGGGCGGCGAGATCATCGAGCCGATGGGCGAGCGCATCCTCGGCCGCGTCGCGCTCGACGACATCCTCGATCCCTTCAGCGGCCAGGTGCTGGTGAAGACCAACGAGGAGATCGACGAGGCCAAGGTCAAGCTCATCGAGAACGCCGGCATCGACAAGGTGCGCATCCGCTCGGTGCTCACCTGCCAGGCGCCTCGCGGCATCTGCGTCGAGTGCTACGGCCGAGACCTGGCGCGCGGGCGCAAGGTCAACATCGGCGAGGCGGTCGGCGTCATCGCCGCCCAGTCGATCGGCGAGCCGGGCACCCAGCTCACGATGCGGACCTTCCACATCGGCGGCGCGGCCTCCCGGCGCGCCGAGCAGTCCACCCTCGAGAACCGCAACGCCGGCCTCGTGAAGTTCGTCAACGTGAACACCGCCCAGAAGAAGGACGGGACGCTCATCGTGATGAACCGCAACGGCGAGATCCTGGTCACCGACGAGCAGGGTCGCGAGCGCGAGCGCTACCAGGTGGTGTACGGCGCCAAGCTCAACGTCAAGGAGGGCCAGCGCGTCGAGGCCAACACGCTGCTCGCCGAGTGGGACCCGTACTCGATGCCGATCATCACCGAGGTGGCCGGCCGCGTGAAGTACGGCGACCTCGTGGACGGCGTGACCATCTCCGAGCAGGTGGACGAGGTCACCGGCCTCGCCCGCAAGGTCGTCATCGCGTCGAAGGACCCGGACGCCCGCCCGCGCCTCTCCATCAAGGGGGCCGACGGCCAGACCCGGAAGCTGCTGCACTCCGACGCCGACGCCCGCTACATGCTGCCCGAGGGCGCCAACATCGTGGTGACCGACGGCGACGAGGTGGACGCCGGCGAGATCCTCGCGAAGATGCCGCGCGAGACCACCAAGACGAAGGACATCACCGGCGGTCTCCCCCGCGTCGCGGAGCTCTTCGAGGCCCGCAAGCCGAAGGAGCACGCGGTCATCTCCGAGATCGACGGCGTGGTGGCCTTCGGCAAGGACACCAAGGGCAAGCGCAAGGTGGTCATCACGCCCGAGGTGGACGGCAAGCTGCGGCCCGACCTCGCCAAGGAGTACCTGATCGGCAAGGGCAAGCACATCAGCGTCCACACCGGTGACCGCGTCCGCGCGGGCGAGGCGCTCATGGACGGCGCCGCCAACCCGCACGACATCCTGCGGGTGCTGGGCGAGAAGGAGCTGGCGCGCTACCTCGTGGACGAGGTCCAGGAGGTCTACCGGCTCCAGGGCGTGAAGATCAACGACAAGCACATCGAGACCATCGTGCGCCAGATGCTGCGCCGCGTGCGCATCATGGAGGTCGGCGACACGAGCTTCCTCGCCGACGAGCACGTCGAGAAGTTCGTCTTCGAGGAGGAGAACGAGAAGGTGATGCGCGACGGCGGGAAGCCGGCGCAGGGCGAGCCGCTGCTGCTCGGCATCACCAAGGCCTCGCTCTCGACCGAGTCGTTCATCTCGGCCTCGTCGTTCCAGGAGACCACCAAGGTGCTGACCGAGGCCGCCATCAGCGGCAAGGTCGACTACCTGCGGGGACTGAAGGAGAACGTCATCATGGGCCGGCTCATCCCGGCCGGCACCGGCCTCGGCGCCTACAAGCACCTCGACATCGAGGTGGAGACGCCGGTGGACGCGGTCGAGCAGGCGGAGGAAGCCCTGGCCGTCGCGGGCGGCGAGGAGTAG
- a CDS encoding sigma-70 family RNA polymerase sigma factor encodes MRTATPQRGSREFEELAPYLKAVRDFPPLSREEEHALALRARKGEVKAKQKLVRHNLAFVVAIARKQRRGTVRLDDLIQEGNVGLMRAVEKFDPHAGTRFSTYAVWWIRAYIGKYLKEARSTVRPQSGMVAQPDLSLDSAIDEEGDVTHLERIEDEGPGPEDTYLSSEGDREVREALLKVRKRVGELGWDIVHNRLEQDSPKTLEEIGKRWGVSRERVRQVELKTKQFLNRYLEPVEREAAA; translated from the coding sequence ATGAGGACGGCGACCCCCCAGCGCGGCAGCAGAGAGTTCGAAGAGCTCGCTCCCTACCTCAAGGCCGTACGCGACTTTCCACCGCTCTCTCGAGAAGAGGAGCACGCCCTGGCCCTCCGCGCCCGCAAGGGTGAGGTGAAGGCCAAGCAGAAGCTCGTCCGCCACAACCTCGCGTTCGTGGTCGCCATCGCCCGCAAGCAGCGGCGCGGGACCGTCCGCCTGGACGATCTCATCCAGGAGGGGAACGTGGGGCTCATGCGCGCGGTGGAGAAGTTCGATCCCCACGCCGGGACGCGCTTCTCGACCTACGCCGTCTGGTGGATCCGGGCATACATCGGGAAGTACCTCAAGGAGGCGCGCAGCACCGTCCGGCCCCAGAGCGGCATGGTGGCGCAGCCGGACCTCTCGCTCGACAGCGCCATCGACGAGGAGGGGGACGTGACCCACCTCGAGCGGATCGAGGACGAGGGGCCGGGCCCGGAGGACACCTACCTGTCCTCCGAGGGAGACCGCGAGGTCCGCGAGGCGCTGTTGAAGGTCCGCAAGCGCGTGGGCGAGCTCGGCTGGGACATCGTGCACAACCGGCTCGAGCAGGACTCGCCCAAGACGCTCGAGGAGATCGGCAAGCGCTGGGGCGTGTCGCGCGAGCGCGTGCGCCAGGTCGAGCTCAAGACGAAGCAGTTCCTCAACCGGTACCTCGAGCCGGTGGAGCGCGAGGCGGCGGCGTAG
- a CDS encoding FliH/SctL family protein yields the protein MLKFGAAGATSAASSGRLEAEAYQARLRAAHEEAEARAGALLEAAQAQAAAIREAARREGLAAGRGEAAALLLEAAARGDARLREAEAELLELALAIAGKVLRAALAADPGAVRELAAAAVEAARGRKRARLRLHPEDLPAVSRERDRLAELAAGAALELAADASLCRGDAVVETEAGAADARIEAQLAAIRRALQEAAS from the coding sequence GTGCTCAAGTTCGGCGCGGCGGGGGCGACATCGGCGGCGTCGTCCGGGCGCCTGGAGGCGGAGGCCTACCAGGCGCGGTTGCGGGCGGCGCACGAGGAGGCGGAGGCGCGCGCGGGGGCGCTCCTGGAAGCGGCCCAGGCGCAGGCGGCCGCGATTCGCGAGGCGGCGCGCCGGGAGGGGCTCGCGGCCGGACGGGGCGAGGCGGCGGCGCTGCTCCTGGAGGCGGCGGCCCGAGGGGACGCGCGGCTCCGGGAGGCGGAGGCGGAGCTCCTCGAGCTCGCGCTGGCGATCGCCGGGAAGGTCCTCCGCGCCGCGCTCGCCGCCGATCCAGGGGCGGTCCGCGAGCTCGCGGCGGCCGCGGTGGAAGCGGCGCGGGGCCGGAAGCGCGCGCGCCTGCGCCTCCACCCCGAAGACCTGCCGGCGGTCTCGCGGGAGCGGGACCGGCTCGCCGAGCTCGCCGCCGGGGCGGCGCTGGAGCTCGCCGCCGACGCGAGCCTGTGCCGGGGAGACGCGGTCGTGGAGACGGAGGCGGGCGCGGCCGACGCCCGGATCGAGGCGCAGCTCGCCGCCATCCGGCGCGCGCTCCAGGAGGCGGCGTCTTGA
- a CDS encoding FliI/YscN family ATPase, producing MRPARELAAAVAAVRTVPLRGRVAALTGLSIRARVPAVRAGELVRVEAAGRAPLAAQVVGFEGDEAVLLPLGDPRGVGPDSAVLTSGRPLEVGVGPALVGRVLDGLGAPIDAKGPLAGLCAWPVERPAPPPLSRAPVRVPLPLGVRAIDAVATVGEGQRVGLFAGAGVGKSTLLARIARDAACDLAVVCLVGERGREVRDFVEDALGAPGLARSVVVAATSDAPALVRLAAPRVATAIAEWFAEVEGRRVLLLVDSLTRFARAQREAGLAAGEPPVRQGYPPSVFAELPRLVERAGGRSGGGAVTAVYTVLVAGGDLEEPIADEVRGLLDGHVVLDRRLAERGQWPAVDPLQSLSRLMPALASPAHLAAAGRLRGHLAAYERHRDLIALGAYAAGSDPRTDEAIARIGAIERFLAQPLGETAPFSETVERLAEVVG from the coding sequence TTGAGGCCGGCCCGGGAGCTCGCCGCCGCCGTCGCCGCGGTCCGGACGGTGCCGCTCCGCGGCAGGGTCGCGGCGCTCACCGGCCTTTCCATCCGGGCCCGGGTGCCCGCCGTCCGCGCCGGCGAGCTCGTCCGCGTCGAGGCGGCGGGCCGGGCGCCGCTCGCGGCGCAGGTGGTCGGGTTCGAGGGGGACGAGGCGGTGCTGCTGCCGCTCGGCGATCCGCGGGGCGTGGGGCCGGACAGCGCCGTGCTGACCTCGGGGCGGCCGCTGGAGGTCGGGGTGGGGCCGGCGCTCGTGGGGCGCGTCCTCGACGGGCTCGGCGCCCCCATCGACGCGAAGGGCCCGCTGGCCGGGCTGTGCGCCTGGCCGGTGGAGCGCCCGGCCCCGCCGCCGCTCTCGCGCGCGCCGGTCCGCGTCCCGCTGCCGCTCGGGGTCCGGGCCATCGACGCCGTGGCGACCGTCGGGGAGGGGCAGCGGGTCGGGCTCTTCGCCGGCGCCGGGGTCGGCAAGAGCACGCTCCTCGCCCGGATCGCGCGGGACGCGGCCTGCGACCTGGCGGTGGTCTGCCTCGTGGGCGAGCGGGGGCGGGAGGTGCGCGACTTCGTCGAGGACGCGCTCGGCGCGCCGGGGCTGGCGCGCAGCGTGGTGGTCGCGGCGACGAGCGACGCGCCGGCCCTGGTGCGGCTCGCCGCCCCGCGCGTCGCGACCGCCATCGCCGAGTGGTTCGCCGAGGTCGAGGGCCGGCGCGTGCTCCTGCTCGTGGACAGCCTGACCCGGTTCGCGCGGGCGCAGCGCGAGGCCGGCCTCGCGGCGGGGGAGCCGCCGGTCCGGCAGGGCTACCCGCCGAGCGTCTTCGCCGAGCTGCCTCGGCTCGTCGAGCGGGCCGGCGGCCGCTCCGGCGGCGGCGCCGTCACCGCGGTCTACACGGTGCTCGTCGCGGGCGGCGATCTCGAGGAGCCGATCGCGGACGAGGTGCGCGGGCTCCTCGACGGCCACGTGGTGCTCGACCGGCGGCTGGCGGAGCGGGGCCAGTGGCCCGCGGTCGATCCGCTCCAGAGCCTCTCCCGGCTCATGCCGGCCCTGGCGAGCCCGGCGCACCTCGCGGCGGCGGGACGCCTCCGGGGCCACCTCGCCGCCTACGAGCGGCACCGGGACCTCATCGCGCTCGGGGCCTACGCCGCCGGGTCGGACCCGCGCACGGACGAGGCGATCGCGCGCATCGGCGCCATCGAGCGCTTCCTGGCGCAGCCGCTCGGCGAGACCGCCCCGTTCTCCGAGACCGTCGAGCGGCTGGCGGAGGTGGTCGGGTGA